In one Bufo gargarizans isolate SCDJY-AF-19 chromosome 11, ASM1485885v1, whole genome shotgun sequence genomic region, the following are encoded:
- the LOC122921446 gene encoding uncharacterized protein LOC122921446 — MGVVYILLLIQGITGEMVLYQPQDIVSVEVNRTAVITCVSSAKSIVQKFSWYRKSNKDLVRVKSCTRDNDPHKYGCKNENYTASLEIYNVQITNSGVYYCMNYYTRFSLKFGNGTYLNVGDNSTSRSSIHILGHLYPLHPNSSLDLTCVVLVAHNTVHLHWNISGTYYKGRIICKEESDGTWTLMNFISLPKNSWRHGEKMTCEVWINSSPTSVHWEIPEKDELNGYAYNCQSFLIPVVTSGTLLLFMLSVHLIRTLKPIGNKTQELTARNNMMEDEIVYSELNINQFSKFKNQPEE, encoded by the exons ATGGGTGTTGTCTATATACTTCTCCTTATACAAG GGATCACTGGTGAAATGGTTTTGTATCAGCCTCAGGACATTGTATCTGTGGAGGTTAATAGGACGGCAGTCATTACGTGTGTGTCCAGTGCAAAGTCTATCGTACAAAAATTCTCGTGGTATCGGAAAAGTAACAAAGACCTTGTCCGTGTGAAGTCATGCACCAGAGATAATGATCCACACAAATACGGCTGTAAAAATGAGAACTACACGGCCAGCCTggagatatataatgtacagatcACTAACTCTGGAGTTTATTACTGTATGAATTATTATACTAGGTTCTCTCTAAAATTTGGCAACGGGACATATTTGAATGTTGGAG ACAACTCCACCTCCAGAAGCTCCATTCATATTCTTGGTCATCTTTACCCTCTGCATCCTAACAGCTCTTTAGATCTCACATGTGTAGTACTTGTGGCCCATAATACAGTCCATCTGCACTGGAACATCTCAGGAACATATTACAAAGGCCGGATCATCTGTAAAGAAGAATCAGATGGGACATGGACTTTGatgaacttcatttcacttcccaAGAACAGTTGGCGTCATGGGGAGAAGATGACTTGTGAAGTTTGGATAAACTCATCTCCTACCAGTGTCCACTGGGAAATCCCCGAAAAAG ATGAGCTCAATGGGTATGCCTATAACTGTCAAAGCTTCCTGATACCAGTGGTGACTTCTGGGACTTTACTGCTGTTCATGTTGTCTGTTCATCTCATCAGGACTCTCAAACCCATAG GTAATAAAACTCAAGAGTTGACGGCCAGGAATAATATGATGGAG gaTGAAATTGTCTATTCAGAACTGAATATAaaccaattttctaaatttaaaaaTCAACCTGAAGAGTAA